The genomic window GTTGTCGACGTGGACCTCCAAATCGTCACAGGTCACCCCACAGAAGGGGCAGGTGACGTCCTTCACCACCGTCAACTCTTTAACCGCCGTCATCTTTTTTGGCCTCCACCTGGAACCCGTTCGTATCTGGCATCCCGGTCCCTTGCGTGTCCGGTCCGACCAGAGTGTTGACAAATTTGCCGTACGCGACGAACAGAAGCCCCGGCGGCACCGTCCCCTTCTTGCACCGGACCACACTCGAGCCATGTGTGGTGCTGAGCTGAACCCGGTCCCCGTCCTTGACCTGAAGGGCTTCCATGTCCGCGGGGTTCATCTCAAGGGTGCTGATTTCCTCGATGTACTCTTTCGCCTCCTTGCCGAGATGGATGGTTCGCCCCTGCTTCGTCGATCGACCGGTGATTAAAACAAACGACTTAGCCACATTCGGTCCTTTGGTCCCTGGGATTGTGAATTATAACACAATCTACCCCATAAACATAAGCCCCCTGTCTTGGCTGACGCCAGCCGCTGAGCTCTAAAAAGGGGCTCACAGTTTGTTTTTTATTCCTACTGAAGCCGTCTCCTCGCGATCTCCATCGCAGAGGCGTCGTCCAGATCCGTAAACTCTTTAGAAGTCCTGATGGTCTCGAGCATTTCCATCTCGACCCCGTACTTCAAGGTCCCGATGGCGATGGCCCCGATTCCCCTGATCCCGGGGGCAATCTCTTTCAGATCGTCGTCGGGCTTGAGCCCCGCCACGCCGCTCGGCGGAACCGCGTTGACGTCGGCCACCACCTTGTCGGGAGGCAGCCCCTCTAGGAGCGATCGTGGGAGGATCAGGACACCCGCCTTTGCCGTCGCCAGGATGAGGTCGACCCCCTTCAAGATGGGGAGCTTTTCCTCATCTGTCCCCATCTGAGCCCCTGTCACCGTTCCGCCTGCCTTCTCCCTGATCCCCTTCGCCAGCCGCTCCGCCGACTCTCGGGAACGCGACCCGACGACCACCGTGCAGCCGCTCTGTGCGCAGAGGGTCGCGGCCACTCTGCCGACCGGGCCCGTGGCTCCTAGGATCGCGGCCTTCTTCCCGCTCAGGCCCCCCAGGGCTTTCTCCACCTTGGCGACGAGGGCGGCCCCGGTGGTGTAAGCCCCCTTGGGGTCGATCATCACGGAGACCTGAAAGGGCGGGAACATGCTCTTAATAGCGGCCGAACGAACCTTCTCGGCGGTCTCAAGGTTGTCTCCACCGACGAAGAGAGCCGTGAACTTGGCCCCTTTTGGACCGCGCGAAAAGATGATGTCCTGGACGAGCAGGCTCCCCGTTTCCTCGTTCACGTTCCCGTAAGGGATGACCGCGTGGAAGCCCGCGTCGTAGGCCATGTTGATGTCAAAGGGGCTGGGCGCGGCATCGGTCGTAAAGAAATACAGGAGATGCTTCCGCTCCACGATAGTTGCCCTCAAGACAAACGTATCCCCTCTTCGGGGACCTCGATTTGAAAACGACTCGATCGGTTACGCGAAGGGATGCTTTGCTGTATCTTTCTTGGCCAGGACCTCGTCGACCCCCGGCTTCGCTGCAAGGGCGCGCTCGATCGACTCCTTGACGGCTTGGTAATTGTACGTGAAGATCTTCTTGTTGTCCGTGGCCTCCCAGTGGATAAAGACCCCGCAGACGATGCAGAGATCTTCCGCGTCCTTCTTTGGAATGACCCCTGCGGCAACGCTATCCGCGACGGCCTTGGCCACCGCCATCTGAGCCGCGCCGAACATCTGGACCGCCTGAGTCGCCCCCTTGATGGTGACCTTATTGAATAGCACCGTATCGGGTTTTGTCGGGAGGTTCGGCTCGAGAATCGCTAAGAGCCCGTTGTGGCCACTGGTTTGCGTGGCGAGGCGATTAGCGAACGCAATTCCGACCGGTCCATCCTTTCGGCCGATCATGAGGTCAACGTGAGCCACCTCGTTGCCATCGCCGACCAACGATTCCCCGACCATTATTGAAGCCATCGTTCCCCTCCTTGTGTGATGAAGGTTGGAGTGTCCTCCGCTTTAAAACCCCGTTCCAAATAGGCTGTAGAAGATGGTGAATTCGTATCCGAAAGCTCCTTCTTTGTCAACCCCTTTTTTTGGGTCTCAGGCATGAGAATTCGGCATATTCCGCATAACCCGGGATTACTGATCATCGATCCACTTCAACCACTCTTCTGGCGACCGGCGCCGGAACAGCAGCCTCCATGTATCCCCCTCCACTATCGCCACAGCCGGGGCGAGACCTCCGAAGTGCCGCGCGAGGGAGAAGGTGTAGGCTCCGCAATTCAAGATGACCAACTTGTCCCCTACCCGGATCTCCCCCAGAGGAAAGGACCCTGGCAAAACCCCCGAAGGGATGCACAGGGCGTCGCCGACGCAGTAGCGCTCACGCCCCCGATTCAGGTGGGCGGTCATAACGTAGTATTCGATGTT from Candidatus Methylomirabilota bacterium includes these protein-coding regions:
- a CDS encoding formylmethanofuran dehydrogenase, whose protein sequence is MAKSFVLITGRSTKQGRTIHLGKEAKEYIEEISTLEMNPADMEALQVKDGDRVQLSTTHGSSVVRCKKGTVPPGLLFVAYGKFVNTLVGPDTQGTGMPDTNGFQVEAKKDDGG
- a CDS encoding methylenetetrahydromethanopterin dehydrogenase, whose amino-acid sequence is MERKHLLYFFTTDAAPSPFDINMAYDAGFHAVIPYGNVNEETGSLLVQDIIFSRGPKGAKFTALFVGGDNLETAEKVRSAAIKSMFPPFQVSVMIDPKGAYTTGAALVAKVEKALGGLSGKKAAILGATGPVGRVAATLCAQSGCTVVVGSRSRESAERLAKGIREKAGGTVTGAQMGTDEEKLPILKGVDLILATAKAGVLILPRSLLEGLPPDKVVADVNAVPPSGVAGLKPDDDLKEIAPGIRGIGAIAIGTLKYGVEMEMLETIRTSKEFTDLDDASAMEIARRRLQ
- the fae gene encoding formaldehyde-activating enzyme; the protein is MASIMVGESLVGDGNEVAHVDLMIGRKDGPVGIAFANRLATQTSGHNGLLAILEPNLPTKPDTVLFNKVTIKGATQAVQMFGAAQMAVAKAVADSVAAGVIPKKDAEDLCIVCGVFIHWEATDNKKIFTYNYQAVKESIERALAAKPGVDEVLAKKDTAKHPFA